Proteins from a single region of Dyadobacter fanqingshengii:
- a CDS encoding hemolysin family protein, whose product MAIQVLITLVLVLLNGFFVAAEFAIVKIRASQLEQKAQEGNAMAILSKKIVANLDGYLAATQFGITLASLGLGWIGEPVVSKILIGGMELVGITLEPELAHQIALPAAFAIITVLHIVFGELAPKSIAIQRPEATTLFLSYPLHAFYLVFRPVVWMLNGIANFILKGVGITPSHGSEVHSSDELRYLVQQQKDSGMIEAADYDLIKNAFNFSERIAKQIMIPRPQIVGVDINDFDEAKLEKIIEEGYSRIPVYEDTLDQIVGVLHLKDLLLKMRQGKEIVLTELIRPVSTVHESKPIGALLRDFQQNRQQMAVIIDEYGGVDGIVTMEDILEELVGEIQDEYDNEIPIVKNESDNTYTVLGSASITDINDKLPHDISKESDYETLAGYLIYKLGRIPAVGEKFKTKHFEFTILKKQRATISQVKITIFDS is encoded by the coding sequence ATGGCTATCCAGGTTTTAATCACATTAGTACTTGTCTTGTTGAATGGTTTTTTCGTGGCAGCAGAGTTTGCCATCGTGAAAATCCGCGCTTCTCAATTGGAGCAAAAAGCGCAGGAGGGCAATGCAATGGCCATTTTATCGAAAAAGATTGTCGCTAATCTGGATGGATATCTCGCTGCTACGCAATTTGGGATAACGCTTGCAAGCCTTGGTTTGGGTTGGATAGGAGAACCGGTTGTTTCGAAAATACTCATCGGCGGGATGGAACTGGTGGGGATTACACTGGAGCCAGAACTCGCTCATCAGATCGCATTGCCGGCTGCTTTTGCCATTATAACGGTTCTGCACATTGTTTTTGGCGAGCTGGCGCCTAAATCCATCGCCATCCAACGTCCCGAAGCGACTACTTTATTTTTATCTTATCCATTGCATGCTTTCTATCTGGTTTTCAGGCCGGTCGTCTGGATGTTAAATGGCATTGCCAACTTTATTCTCAAAGGCGTTGGCATCACGCCTTCGCACGGGAGTGAGGTTCATAGCAGCGATGAGCTGCGCTATCTGGTTCAGCAGCAGAAAGATAGCGGAATGATCGAGGCCGCAGATTATGACCTGATCAAAAATGCATTCAACTTTTCGGAACGGATCGCTAAACAAATCATGATTCCCAGGCCCCAGATTGTCGGGGTTGATATCAACGATTTTGATGAGGCAAAACTGGAAAAGATCATTGAAGAAGGCTATTCCAGAATTCCGGTTTATGAAGATACATTGGATCAGATCGTGGGTGTACTGCATTTAAAAGACCTGCTTTTGAAAATGCGTCAGGGCAAAGAAATTGTGCTTACGGAGCTGATCAGGCCTGTTTCCACGGTTCACGAGTCCAAACCGATCGGTGCATTGCTTAGGGATTTCCAGCAAAACAGACAGCAGATGGCCGTGATTATCGATGAATATGGCGGGGTCGACGGCATTGTTACGATGGAAGACATTTTGGAAGAATTAGTGGGTGAAATTCAGGATGAGTACGATAATGAGATCCCCATTGTGAAGAATGAAAGCGACAATACATATACAGTATTGGGTTCAGCGTCGATCACAGATATCAATGATAAACTTCCGCACGATATTTCGAAGGAAAGTGATTACGAAACTTTGGCCGGTTATTTGATTTACAAATTGGGCAGAATTCCCGCGGTCGGTGAGAAGTTTAAAACAAAACATTTTGAATTTACTATTCTCAAAAAGCAGCGTGCCACCATTTCACAGGTGAAAATTACTATTTTTGATTCCTAA